GGATCCGGAAAGTCCGCCGTGGCCGTGGAACTGGCGGACATGCTGGGCGCGGAGATCGTCAGTTCGGACGCCTACCAGGTGTATCGTGAAATTCCCGTCCTGACGGCGGCCCCTTCCCCGGAAGAACAGGCGCGCATCCCCCATCACATGATTTCGGTCATTCCCGTCCAAATGCCCTGGGACGCCACGGAACACTACCACCGGGCCATGCGGTGCGTGGAAGACATCCATGCGCGGGGAAAAACGGCCATCGTCACGGGAGGTTCCGGCCTGTACTTCAAATTCCTTTCCCATGGCCTGTCGGAAGCTCCTCCGGGAGACGCCTCCCTGCGCGCCGCCTTTGCGGACTGTTCCACGGAAGAGCTGTACGCCAGGCTCTCCGCACTGGACCCGGAAGGCGCGGCAGCCACCAGTCCCGCCAATCGGCGTTATGTGGAACGCAACCTGGAAATCGTCCTTGCCGGAGGAAAACCCCTTTCCTTCTGGAAGCGGAACTGGCTGAAACCGCCCCGCGGCCACGGCTGGGCCATCACCCGGGACGTCCCGGAGCTGGACGGCAGAATAGCCGCCCGCGCCGCCCGCATGATGCAGGAAGGGGCCGTGGAGGAAGTGGAGCGGCTGGGCCCCTGCTCCGCCACGGCGGAACGCACCCTTGGCCTGGCTCTCATACGCAGCATGCTGCGCGGAGAAATCACCCAGGAAGCCTGCCAGGCGCAACTGGCCCTGGCCACCCGCCAATACGCCAAACGGCAGCGTACCTGGCTGAAACGCGAACAATGGCTCCGGGAACTTCCAGCAGACGGTCAGTCCTCCGCGCGGGAACTTGCGGAACGCATGATACGGGACCTGACGCATTAATCCTTTTTCACTCGGCGATAAACATCCTGAAAGCGGCGTCATCCTGTTATTCCCATGGCAACCCGCTTGCTCCTTCTTTATCAGGCTATATCTAACATATTTTTGGAAAGATTGACATTTAAATGGATAAAAAGTTATCCTAAGTATCGTTCTTCGCAGTTCCTTTCCTGGCATGAACTTTCCCTCTTTCCGCCTTTCCTCTACCGGCATTTTTCTGCATGCCCTGGCAACCTTTGTTCATGCAGAAGACATTCCCACCACAGATGACCGTTCCCTGTACATCGAATCGGAAACGAAGGTTGCCTCTCCTCAATGCCTCATCGACCAAGGAGACCAGGACGAGGACAGGAAACGCACCAAAGTCGGTATTGGAGAAGTGGTCACCTTAACCTTGAACGGCAAGAGGATTAAGGACGTGGACTCAGACTCCCTTGAATGGTCCCTGGAGCCGGAGAATGCGGCCAGCATTGAGAAATCAAATGACGATATTAATCAAGCTACGCTGACCATCAGCAGAAATCTTACCCAGGACACTAACTTGAAGGTTCGAGTCAAAACCAGCCTTGATGAAGAACTACCGAAAAGAGAACCCTCTGTTTTCAGCATTCTCGTTCCCTCTGACATTAAAGCGGAACATTCCGGGAAACGGGTGGAAGAACATCCCCAGGACAAGGAAAAAGACAGACCGGGAGCTTCCTCCAAGCTTGTCGTGACTTTTCTTCCCTTGGCGGTCAGTTTCAGCAACGTTCCCATCATGGAACGGGCGGAAGACCCGGAAGGATTCAAACCGGTGCATACCCCGGGAAAACAGTTGATGTGGCCCAATGCCCTGAATGCCTACCATCATGACAACATCGGCTGGAGATGGGACAAGGAGAAGGATATTCGCTTGCAGCACTTGCAGGACATGAAACTTCCCGATTCCTTTTCATGGATCTGCGGGTGGTACGTACACGCCGACGGCAAGGACTGCTACAAGGTCGGCAATGACACGTACTCCCAGGATTTTAGTTTCAAGTACGAAGATGAAAGGGAAACCAATAAGGAATCCCCCACCAGGGGCTTGAAAAATATCAAGGTAAGCATCACCAAATTCGGATGCACCGTCACGCGCAGCACAGCAGGCAACGCCCTGCATGCCGACTCTACCGCCAATCCATAACCTCCTGTTTTTAGCATCATGAATAAATCTTGTCCCTTCCTTCTGTTATTCGTCCTTTTCCCGCTGTCCTTTCCCTGTTCAGCCTCTCCGGAGCAGGACCGCCTCCCCCTTCCTTCCGCCATCAGTAATCTGAACAGGCAGAACCCGGAACTCCTGCACCTCAAGAAATTGCTGGACAGCGGCCAAATCATTCCGTTCTACCAAGGGGCGGATAAGATATTGAAAGAAGCCAACCTCTACCGGAAAAAGGACGTCACCCCTCAGGAATTGACGGAGGGGCTTTTCCTGTGCTACCTGATTGCCAAGGCCCCGTTCATCGACCTCAACGATTACGAAAATGTCGAATGGCTTGCTACCTACACTAGCGTAGATCACCACGCAAAAGAGTTTTTCACAAACAGTATCCCTTTCCTTGCCCTAACGGACAAGAATAGCAGCCTCCCAGGCAAGGAAGAGGCCCTTCGATTTTATTTATCCGCAAAAGCCCTGATCATCAAACAATTCCACAACCAAGTGGATTATGCTTTTGAAGCTACGGAAATCTTCGCCCACATGCTCATCGACCATGCCTCCGGAATGTCCGAAGGAAACGATACCAAGCTGTTCAACAAGACAAGCGCGCTGAGTTCGAGAAGCAACAACGCTCAATTCGCCATCAGAAGCAAGGAACGCGGATTTATCAGGGAATTGATGACCTGCTTCCCGACCAAAGCCCAGGAGGTCAAAAAATACCTGCGTCTGGCCGGATACAGGGACAAGGACATTCCGGCCCTGCTGGACAGGACCGTCGGCCGGGTGCCGAAAGCGGCCTACCTTTACAAGGGATTGCCCAAACAGAAAAATTAAAGCGGCATCTAAATCCAGACAACAAAAAGCGTCACTAGTGCAAACCCTTTCCTGCATAAAAAGACTGTAAGGCATCCCCTTGTTTTCCCAGGTTACGTCCGAATAATCGTCTTCCCCGCTTTTTGTCTTGGCTTGCGGGGGCATCTTTGATTTACAGGGGCAGGCGGGGAAGACTTCCCAAACGCAGGTTCCCTATCACACTCATATCTTTTTCAACATCGTGGCACGTATTCTTGTAGGCTTATCCGGCGGGGTGGACAGCTCCGTGGCAGCAGCCCTGCTCGTGGAGCAAGGGCATGACGTGGTGGGAGCCTATATGAAAAACTGGGTGAATGACGAGGGCATTCCCGGCGAATGCCCGTGGGAACAGGATATTCAGGATGCTCTGGCCGTCGCCAAAAAAATCGGCATTGAATTCCGGGTCATCGACCTGGTGGACGAATACCGCGCACGCATCGTGAATTATCTGATTGAAGGCTACCGCGCCGGATACACGCCCAATCCGGACGTGCTGTGCAACCGGGAAATGAAGTTCGGCGTCTTTCTGAATTACGCCCTGGAGCAGGGGTTTGACGGCGTCGCCACAGGCCACTACGCCCGCAGACTGGATACGCCGCAAGGCTCCTTCATCCTGCGCGGGCGGGACCCGAACAAGGACCAGTCCTACTTCCTGTCCCTGATGCGCCCGGACCAGACAGCCCGCGCCGTGTTCCCCCTGGGGAACCTGCTGAAGCCGGAAGTCCGCGTGCTGGCGGAGAAATACGGCCTTCCCACGGCGCGCAAGAAGGACAGCCAGGGCATCTGCTTCATCGGCCAGGTGAAAATGAGCGACTTCCTGCGCCACTACCTGCCGGACAAGCCCGGCAAAATCGTGGATACGGAGGGAAAAGTGCTCGGCTCCCACAACGGCCTGCACCTGTTCACCATGGGCCAGCGGAAAGGCCACGGCGTCGCCTCCCCGCGGGAGGGAATCGCCTATGTGGTGGTGGGGAAGGACGTCAAGCGCAACCGCCTGATCCTGGGGTATGAGGACGCGTCCACACAGGGACTGTACGCGGCCCATGCGGTGGTCGGCGGCATTTCCAATACGCTGGCACCCCTGCCTTCCCGCGTGATGGCTCAGCCCCGCTACCGCGCCAAGGCGGAATGGGCCTCCTGCGAATATCTGGAAGAAGGAAAGGTGCGCCTGAGCTTTGACACGCCCCTCCGGGCGCTGGCCGTGGGGCAGGTCTGCGCCTTTTACGACGGAGGCAAGCTGCTGGGCGGCGGTTTTTTTGAATCCATAGAACCATGATTGACCCGGAACGCACCATAGCCGCGCAGGCTACCGCCGCAGGACAGGGAGCCATCGCCGTCATCCGCATGAGCGGCCCCGGCTGCATGGACGTCCTGAAACAATGTACTCCCGTGGCCTTCACGGACCGCCTCCGGCCACGCCGTGCGACGCTGGCCCGCATTCTGGACGCGGAAGGAGGCACCATTGACCAGGCGCTTATCACCTGGTTCCCGGCTCCGGCCAGTTATACGGGGGAGGACACCGTGGAAATCTCCTGCCATGGCGGCATGCTGGTGACGGTCCGCCTGCTGAAACGCCTGTACCAGTGCGGGGCCTCCCCAGCGGAACCGGGCGAGTTCACCAAGAGGGCCTTCCTGAACGGTCGCATGGACCTGACCCAGGCGGAGGCCGTCATGGACGTCATTTCCTCCGGGAGCGACCTGGCCCTGAAAGCCGCGCAAAGCCAGTTGGACGGAGGCATCGGCTCCCAGGTGAACGAACTAAAGGACAGCCTGATTCACGTCCTGGCCCATATTGAGGCCTATATTGACTTTCCGGATGAGGATATCTCTCCGGACACGGCTTCCGCTCTTCTGGAGCGTCTCCGGCAGATGGAAGAAAAGCTTTCCGCCCTGCTCCGGACCGCAGAGGGCGGCCGCCTGCTCCGGGAAGGAATCCGCACGGCGATCGCCGGACCGCCCAACGTCGGAAAATCCAGTCTGCTGAATACCCTGCTGGGGTATGAGCGCGCCATTGTCAGCAACATTGCCGGAAC
This DNA window, taken from Akkermansia muciniphila, encodes the following:
- the miaA gene encoding tRNA (adenosine(37)-N6)-dimethylallyltransferase MiaA codes for the protein MQPSPATLSTLFLAGPTGSGKSAVAVELADMLGAEIVSSDAYQVYREIPVLTAAPSPEEQARIPHHMISVIPVQMPWDATEHYHRAMRCVEDIHARGKTAIVTGGSGLYFKFLSHGLSEAPPGDASLRAAFADCSTEELYARLSALDPEGAAATSPANRRYVERNLEIVLAGGKPLSFWKRNWLKPPRGHGWAITRDVPELDGRIAARAARMMQEGAVEEVERLGPCSATAERTLGLALIRSMLRGEITQEACQAQLALATRQYAKRQRTWLKREQWLRELPADGQSSARELAERMIRDLTH
- the mnmA gene encoding tRNA 2-thiouridine(34) synthase MnmA, which gives rise to MARILVGLSGGVDSSVAAALLVEQGHDVVGAYMKNWVNDEGIPGECPWEQDIQDALAVAKKIGIEFRVIDLVDEYRARIVNYLIEGYRAGYTPNPDVLCNREMKFGVFLNYALEQGFDGVATGHYARRLDTPQGSFILRGRDPNKDQSYFLSLMRPDQTARAVFPLGNLLKPEVRVLAEKYGLPTARKKDSQGICFIGQVKMSDFLRHYLPDKPGKIVDTEGKVLGSHNGLHLFTMGQRKGHGVASPREGIAYVVVGKDVKRNRLILGYEDASTQGLYAAHAVVGGISNTLAPLPSRVMAQPRYRAKAEWASCEYLEEGKVRLSFDTPLRALAVGQVCAFYDGGKLLGGGFFESIEP
- the mnmE gene encoding tRNA uridine-5-carboxymethylaminomethyl(34) synthesis GTPase MnmE yields the protein MIDPERTIAAQATAAGQGAIAVIRMSGPGCMDVLKQCTPVAFTDRLRPRRATLARILDAEGGTIDQALITWFPAPASYTGEDTVEISCHGGMLVTVRLLKRLYQCGASPAEPGEFTKRAFLNGRMDLTQAEAVMDVISSGSDLALKAAQSQLDGGIGSQVNELKDSLIHVLAHIEAYIDFPDEDISPDTASALLERLRQMEEKLSALLRTAEGGRLLREGIRTAIAGPPNVGKSSLLNTLLGYERAIVSNIAGTTRDTVEESIQLAGLALRLIDTAGVRESSDVIEQAGITRTNRALETADLVLEVADASAPRTEPFLTAGCTAPRLLVLNKCDLGIHPDWKTIPGIRFSCAAGEGREELEEAIVRAFASALPGETGSSQVAINARHQHELGLCLEHIRLASESISRQESPEFTALELREALTHLGEITGAVDTEDVLGAIFSSFCLGK